In Bacteroidota bacterium, a single window of DNA contains:
- the sprA gene encoding cell surface protein SprA, with amino-acid sequence MNPTSTSIFARASSFLRGHIVLLGVNLIAPCVVILFSGSAEVAFAPAPFPYAAPAADSLKGTVPPADSKAVSDGAHPASAKKDTALSSSVSPEVHNTSIADSSVVVSSSEDAASDSVAFRQNVTDIFFKGITIIPEGGKFLIDSAESYADSLTNKNSLLLKEENQENPFVFKIGVRDTTWYRLPKKTRDSIARADSIRRVPRDSTARIAQFLYHRTDEPMVSIFEQRTYSMFGKPPSLIIRTVELDSTGQYVIVRERVNGGDVKIPEKMPLDEYVRLRYAYDIERSIADEVHKVGTLKKKNDLGDVLGSITNIDIPIPANPVFSIFGPPKINLHISGAVDIHAGFTNTTTDQVTLSALGNTVNQPDFSQQVQINVSGTIGDKLNILADWNTQRTFEYENQLKIKYTGYDDEIVQSVEAGNVSLATNSSFISSSSALFGIKSTFQFGPLKIIGLASQKKGQIQEKNISGGSSETDFTLHAYNYNTDHYFVDTSYISQFESYFANRQGHPGTTIIDQEVWITSPNPNDPTAFAGLAFINLPATLPTDQSIYDVYRQDTVTVQGQTEAGKWQKLVPSRDFTINQGAGYITMNRSVQDNQAIAIAYRVQNPSGHQFDAVYGTFTGTAQPSSVLILKLIKPRSLQPVYTQAWRLLMKNIYALGGRDIKSAGFQLNIYYNVPGQSPIDNINGTKLLQLFGFDNYKSDNSPGSDNVFDYIPPWTVDETRGEIIFQSVEPFLGTRPDTSGGRPLYGGLKEAFDKYKINISPDSFSYPDVYDNTPYLATQNNLRDRFTIVGKTTAGSSNTINLGFNIVENSVQVLLNCQPLAVNVDYTVDYITGQVIIKNQAALVPGANLQVKFEQNDLFQIASKTLLGTRAELKLSDKTGLGFTLMNLNQQTLSEKVRLGEEPTNNTIYGFDGQTGGNLDFLTKAIDALPFVSTKAKSEFTLRGEMAFMSPDANTQKSTIGIDQGKSIAYVDDFEGAKKTIPFGVSYGTWHYLSPPGYIEGVDTDLTRVVSDGEKMFSKAKTYWYTIPNNVAVTSIWPYKSVAQADQYTSVFYVDYNPRDRGEYNYSMNLDSTLLRNPERNWGGMQRLLASGVVDLVQENINYIEIWVKIDNKVPLDTASNRIFIDLGALNEDVIPDDPGTTLGGIHTEDNPTVPTGVVSAAEDVGLDRLSDDGERSQYAAFIAANKSSFPNLNDDPSGDDYVAPSTTNGSGDYSHIDGTENNLQSENGRTPDTDDLNHNNYLDKTNSYFEYQLNLDTSRTASGAYANPQLVGGGSNGWYEYRIPLINWTNKIGSPDFSLVEYARMWFTGFKQEIRLGIAQFDLVGNQWKELVQHDSTFSLAVVNIEDNPAEYISPPGVSRARDLTKPDEQVFENEQALALNIHNLTPGSTRQAIKQFNTKPLDMFSYRELKMFVRGDPSFRASVTNPSAKLFLRLGADSLNYYEYKEPIMPADRSITTPRAGQEANVWSPQNNIDIVFSELAAIKQGRDSAQINRVVSKYAHPGSGDSATYSVLGNPTLTNIQFISIGIENPDTILAPRSTIDSATVWVNELRLVDVDNSKGRAYSVSGSVKLADIGSVSFSYTDIDPNFHQLESQFGSRTTTRNWGINSSFALDRFLPPTWTGTSLPFSFSHTEGSTSPKYLPGSDVDVASAAQREYELTGLRAAQQKLIFESQTLTTSSTYAMPTFKIVIPSERWYIRDFFDKLVYGFSYNNSLTRSPTVEYQTQWGWTSHLGYAYTTDPNDFITPLSGFGSAFLLSGLKDFRLYYPIQNINLTYDMARSQVHQLTRGASEESPPNRNFSANRTFSFAWKLTENGLINLSGTYSLSVASTMVSLETDTLGNQRPFTSILRSLFFQDQLIGFGHDISYGQNIDVQTHPRIMELLSLNKYVTMTAHYSVGYHWQNSLQLNDLGKGAGWANSISLSSEVSLKQFVETWFPTQKGGTETQGGSTVNRSRLAGRGRGHQDDEELKDLNNPPAPQQSDTAKVGNQSASRDSTKSRDSTLAVQETKGKSAFSAKENLLEFARILIKTPFLDYDKINVSFDQSNSATNGGIPGRPGFANLFGRPLFFIDSKSEYGPTAAYQLGFVSDPTANITGVHGQGAFPYFGFSTNTGLRAPNGQLNDSYTEDNKISLRTTRDLWTGAHVDLTWNVDWKYSRNETITTDSLGRIYQVSTATTGSVERSFFTLPPVFVLSAFKSGITEVSKEFAALEDNTSDTRINDEKLSQAFENGFESVPLFRKLLGEFMPRFNYSFHWDGLEQLSIFKSYASHVSLDHAYSSTYQTSFHGNLSGGDEIVDAQHIGYQFSPLLGLSVTFKELFKGNVSANIRYNTTESYDLIPSAQNIVENGTKEISITGSFGRTGFEIPFFGLSLSNDIDISLNYTYSDNSRVTYTALPAGTGSGLDGGVPGDGSSRSVTEPRIRYVLSSRVTASLFYRYTKVTPDAGGSTIPGSTTNEGGLDVHISIQ; translated from the coding sequence GTGAATCCAACGAGTACGTCCATATTTGCAAGGGCATCCTCTTTTCTGCGCGGGCACATCGTGTTGCTGGGCGTTAATCTCATTGCTCCGTGCGTTGTTATTTTGTTTTCCGGGTCCGCTGAGGTTGCATTTGCCCCCGCCCCTTTTCCGTACGCCGCTCCGGCAGCTGATTCGCTGAAAGGGACCGTGCCCCCCGCAGATTCAAAGGCCGTCAGCGATGGAGCGCATCCTGCATCCGCAAAAAAAGACACAGCCCTCAGCTCCTCCGTTTCGCCCGAGGTGCACAATACTTCGATCGCGGACTCTTCTGTTGTCGTGTCGTCAAGCGAGGATGCTGCGAGCGATTCCGTCGCATTCAGGCAGAATGTGACAGACATATTTTTCAAAGGGATCACCATCATTCCCGAGGGGGGAAAATTCTTGATCGATTCGGCAGAATCGTACGCCGATTCGCTCACCAACAAGAATTCTCTTCTGCTCAAGGAAGAAAATCAGGAAAATCCGTTCGTTTTTAAGATCGGCGTTCGCGATACCACGTGGTATCGGCTTCCGAAAAAGACAAGAGATTCGATCGCGCGCGCCGATTCGATCCGCAGGGTCCCGCGCGACTCTACGGCCCGCATTGCGCAGTTCCTGTACCACCGGACCGATGAACCGATGGTTTCCATTTTCGAGCAGCGCACCTACTCGATGTTCGGAAAGCCTCCGTCTCTTATCATACGGACCGTCGAGCTGGATTCCACCGGGCAGTATGTCATAGTCAGGGAACGGGTGAACGGGGGGGATGTCAAAATTCCGGAGAAGATGCCGCTTGACGAATACGTCAGGCTCCGGTACGCTTATGACATAGAACGGAGCATCGCCGACGAGGTCCATAAAGTCGGGACGTTGAAGAAGAAGAATGACCTGGGAGATGTGCTCGGCTCGATCACCAATATCGACATTCCGATCCCGGCGAACCCTGTCTTCAGCATTTTCGGTCCTCCGAAGATCAACCTCCATATTTCCGGCGCCGTCGATATCCACGCGGGCTTTACGAACACGACGACGGACCAGGTGACCCTGTCGGCGCTCGGCAATACGGTCAACCAGCCCGACTTTTCGCAGCAGGTGCAGATCAACGTAAGCGGCACGATCGGAGATAAGCTCAATATTCTTGCCGATTGGAATACACAGCGAACATTCGAGTACGAGAACCAGCTGAAAATCAAGTACACCGGGTATGACGATGAAATCGTGCAGAGTGTTGAAGCAGGAAACGTCTCGCTTGCGACGAACTCTTCATTCATTTCCAGCAGTTCGGCGCTGTTCGGCATCAAATCGACGTTTCAATTCGGTCCTCTGAAAATCATCGGCCTGGCCTCGCAGAAAAAGGGACAGATCCAGGAAAAGAATATCAGCGGCGGCAGCTCTGAAACCGATTTTACTCTCCATGCCTACAATTACAACACCGACCATTATTTTGTCGACACGAGCTATATTTCACAGTTCGAAAGTTATTTCGCGAACCGGCAAGGGCACCCTGGAACCACGATTATTGATCAGGAAGTCTGGATCACCAGCCCAAACCCCAATGATCCAACAGCGTTTGCGGGGCTTGCTTTCATTAATCTCCCTGCAACACTGCCGACTGATCAATCGATTTACGACGTGTACCGACAAGACACAGTAACGGTCCAGGGACAAACCGAAGCAGGTAAATGGCAGAAGCTCGTGCCGTCGAGAGACTTCACGATCAACCAGGGGGCCGGTTATATCACGATGAACAGGTCGGTGCAGGATAACCAGGCAATCGCCATCGCATATCGCGTTCAGAATCCGAGCGGCCATCAATTTGACGCTGTATATGGCACCTTCACCGGGACTGCCCAGCCGTCGAGTGTTCTTATCCTGAAACTTATAAAGCCCAGATCCCTCCAGCCGGTCTACACTCAGGCGTGGCGGCTCTTGATGAAGAACATTTATGCGTTGGGAGGACGCGACATCAAATCGGCGGGCTTCCAGCTCAACATCTATTATAACGTTCCCGGGCAGTCTCCTATCGACAATATCAACGGCACGAAGCTTCTCCAATTGTTTGGCTTTGATAACTATAAAAGCGATAACTCACCGGGTTCCGATAACGTCTTCGACTATATCCCTCCATGGACCGTCGACGAGACACGCGGCGAAATTATTTTTCAGTCAGTGGAGCCGTTTCTGGGTACACGTCCAGATACTTCCGGGGGAAGGCCCCTTTACGGAGGCTTGAAAGAGGCCTTCGATAAGTACAAAATCAATATATCTCCCGATTCATTCAGCTATCCCGACGTTTACGACAACACTCCATATCTAGCGACGCAGAACAACCTTCGCGACCGGTTCACGATCGTAGGAAAAACGACCGCCGGGAGTTCCAACACGATCAACCTCGGCTTCAATATCGTCGAGAACAGCGTTCAGGTACTTCTCAACTGCCAGCCGCTGGCGGTGAACGTCGACTACACCGTCGACTATATTACCGGCCAGGTCATCATCAAGAACCAGGCTGCCCTTGTTCCCGGAGCCAATCTTCAAGTGAAATTCGAGCAGAACGATCTTTTCCAGATCGCATCGAAGACGCTGCTCGGAACGCGGGCTGAGTTAAAGCTTTCGGACAAAACGGGGCTCGGGTTCACGCTCATGAACCTAAACCAGCAGACGCTCAGCGAAAAAGTCCGCCTCGGCGAGGAACCGACCAATAACACGATCTACGGATTCGACGGACAAACCGGCGGCAACCTCGATTTTCTGACCAAGGCCATCGATGCGCTTCCGTTCGTTTCAACGAAGGCCAAGTCGGAATTCACGCTGCGCGGCGAGATGGCATTCATGTCCCCGGATGCGAATACTCAAAAGAGCACGATCGGCATCGACCAGGGGAAGTCGATCGCTTACGTCGACGATTTCGAAGGGGCCAAGAAGACGATCCCGTTCGGCGTCAGCTACGGGACGTGGCATTACTTGAGTCCGCCGGGATACATCGAGGGAGTTGATACGGACCTAACCCGTGTCGTGTCAGACGGGGAGAAGATGTTCTCCAAAGCAAAGACGTACTGGTACACGATCCCCAACAATGTAGCCGTGACGTCGATCTGGCCGTACAAATCAGTGGCGCAGGCCGACCAATACACTTCGGTGTTCTATGTCGACTACAACCCGAGGGACCGGGGAGAATACAATTATTCAATGAACCTCGATTCGACGCTTCTTCGCAATCCCGAGAGAAACTGGGGAGGGATGCAGAGGTTGTTGGCATCGGGAGTTGTCGATCTGGTACAGGAGAACATCAACTACATTGAGATCTGGGTGAAGATTGACAACAAAGTGCCGCTTGATACTGCCAGTAACAGAATATTCATCGATCTGGGGGCGCTCAACGAAGATGTTATTCCGGACGATCCAGGGACCACGCTTGGAGGGATCCACACGGAAGATAACCCTACAGTTCCCACCGGCGTGGTGAGCGCTGCCGAGGACGTCGGCCTCGATCGTTTAAGCGATGATGGTGAAAGAAGTCAGTACGCTGCATTTATTGCAGCGAACAAGAGCTCATTCCCGAACCTCAACGATGATCCGTCCGGAGATGACTATGTTGCTCCGAGTACGACTAACGGTAGTGGAGATTACAGTCACATTGATGGAACAGAGAATAACCTCCAAAGCGAGAATGGCCGAACCCCGGACACAGACGACCTGAATCATAATAATTACCTGGATAAAACCAACAGCTATTTCGAATATCAGTTAAACCTCGATACATCGAGGACGGCATCTGGCGCATACGCGAACCCGCAGCTCGTCGGCGGCGGATCGAACGGATGGTACGAATATCGCATTCCGCTCATCAATTGGACGAACAAGATCGGTTCTCCCGATTTCTCGCTCGTCGAGTATGCAAGAATGTGGTTCACCGGCTTTAAGCAGGAAATCCGTCTCGGTATCGCGCAGTTTGACCTTGTGGGAAACCAATGGAAAGAGCTCGTGCAGCACGACAGCACGTTCTCTCTCGCCGTCGTCAATATCGAAGACAACCCGGCGGAATATATCAGCCCCCCCGGCGTCTCCCGTGCACGCGACCTGACAAAACCCGATGAGCAGGTGTTCGAGAACGAACAGGCCCTTGCGCTGAATATTCACAACCTGACGCCGGGAAGCACACGGCAGGCGATCAAACAGTTCAATACCAAACCCCTCGATATGTTCAGCTACCGAGAGCTCAAGATGTTCGTCAGGGGGGATCCGAGTTTCCGTGCGAGCGTCACGAATCCGAGCGCGAAATTATTTCTCCGGTTGGGAGCAGACAGTCTCAACTATTACGAGTACAAAGAACCGATAATGCCGGCGGACCGAAGCATCACCACCCCGCGTGCCGGACAGGAAGCGAATGTCTGGAGCCCTCAGAATAACATCGATATCGTCTTTTCCGAACTGGCGGCGATCAAACAAGGAAGGGATTCGGCGCAGATCAACAGAGTTGTTTCGAAATATGCCCATCCGGGGAGCGGAGACAGCGCCACCTACAGCGTGCTCGGCAACCCAACGTTGACAAACATTCAGTTTATATCCATCGGTATAGAAAACCCGGACACCATCCTCGCCCCGCGGTCGACGATCGATTCCGCGACAGTATGGGTGAACGAACTTCGTCTGGTCGACGTGGACAACAGCAAAGGACGCGCGTACAGTGTCAGCGGCAGCGTGAAACTGGCCGACATCGGTTCGGTCTCCTTCTCGTACACCGACATCGACCCGAATTTCCACCAGCTGGAATCGCAGTTCGGAAGCCGCACCACGACGCGCAACTGGGGGATCAACTCGAGCTTTGCTCTTGACAGATTTCTGCCTCCGACCTGGACAGGGACGTCGCTTCCGTTCTCATTTTCTCATACCGAGGGGAGCACATCGCCGAAATATTTGCCCGGGTCGGATGTGGACGTCGCCTCCGCCGCTCAGCGTGAATACGAGTTAACCGGTCTGCGGGCGGCACAGCAAAAACTTATTTTCGAATCACAGACGCTGACGACCAGCAGCACGTACGCGATGCCGACATTCAAGATCGTGATACCGTCGGAGCGGTGGTACATCAGGGATTTTTTCGACAAGCTGGTCTACGGTTTTTCCTACAACAATTCGTTGACACGGAGCCCGACCGTCGAGTATCAGACACAATGGGGATGGACCTCTCATCTCGGATACGCTTACACGACGGACCCGAACGATTTTATTACGCCGCTTTCGGGTTTCGGCAGCGCATTTTTATTGAGCGGGCTAAAGGATTTTCGTCTTTATTATCCGATCCAAAACATCAACCTCACCTATGACATGGCGCGCTCGCAGGTTCACCAGTTGACACGCGGCGCATCTGAAGAAAGCCCGCCGAACCGGAACTTCTCGGCAAACCGCACATTTTCCTTTGCGTGGAAGCTGACTGAGAACGGATTGATCAATCTCTCCGGCACCTATTCGCTGAGCGTCGCCAGCACGATGGTCTCCCTGGAAACGGACACGCTGGGAAATCAAAGGCCGTTCACCTCCATTCTCCGCAGCCTTTTTTTCCAGGACCAGCTCATAGGCTTCGGGCATGACATATCATACGGTCAGAATATCGACGTTCAGACTCACCCGAGAATAATGGAACTCCTTAGCCTCAATAAATATGTCACGATGACGGCGCATTACAGCGTCGGATATCACTGGCAGAACAGCCTGCAGTTAAATGACCTGGGGAAAGGGGCTGGATGGGCGAATTCGATATCGCTTTCTTCCGAGGTCAGCCTGAAACAATTTGTCGAGACATGGTTCCCGACCCAAAAGGGGGGCACTGAAACACAAGGAGGCTCAACGGTCAATCGTTCCCGTCTCGCGGGACGAGGCCGCGGGCATCAGGATGATGAGGAGTTGAAGGACCTCAACAACCCCCCGGCTCCGCAGCAATCCGACACGGCGAAAGTGGGGAATCAATCCGCATCCAGGGATTCAACAAAATCCCGCGACTCGACGCTTGCGGTGCAAGAGACAAAAGGCAAATCGGCGTTCTCGGCGAAAGAGAACCTTCTGGAATTTGCCAGGATCCTCATCAAGACTCCGTTTTTGGATTACGACAAGATAAACGTTTCGTTCGACCAGTCGAACAGCGCAACGAACGGAGGGATTCCGGGAAGGCCGGGGTTTGCCAACCTGTTCGGGAGGCCGTTGTTCTTCATCGACAGCAAATCCGAGTACGGTCCGACTGCCGCATACCAGCTCGGCTTCGTCTCCGACCCGACGGCAAATATCACCGGCGTTCACGGGCAGGGCGCTTTTCCTTACTTCGGTTTTTCGACCAACACGGGACTTCGCGCGCCGAACGGGCAGCTCAACGATTCCTATACAGAGGACAACAAGATCAGTCTGCGCACGACCCGGGATCTCTGGACCGGTGCCCATGTCGACCTGACCTGGAACGTCGACTGGAAATATTCGAGGAATGAGACGATCACCACCGATTCGCTCGGGAGGATATACCAGGTCAGCACGGCGACGACCGGGAGCGTTGAGCGTTCGTTCTTCACGCTCCCGCCGGTGTTCGTCCTCTCGGCGTTTAAGAGCGGCATCACGGAAGTGAGCAAAGAGTTCGCAGCGCTCGAAGACAACACGAGCGATACCCGCATCAACGACGAAAAATTATCGCAGGCGTTCGAGAACGGTTTTGAATCGGTGCCGCTCTTCCGAAAGCTGCTCGGAGAGTTCATGCCGCGGTTCAACTACTCTTTCCATTGGGACGGGTTGGAACAGCTCTCGATCTTCAAAAGTTATGCGAGCCATGTGAGCCTCGACCACGCGTACAGCTCGACGTACCAGACGTCGTTCCACGGCAACCTGTCGGGCGGCGACGAGATCGTTGATGCCCAGCATATCGGGTATCAGTTTTCTCCGCTGCTCGGACTCAGCGTTACGTTCAAAGAGCTGTTCAAAGGGAATGTCAGCGCCAACATTCGGTACAACACGACGGAGTCGTATGATCTTATTCCGTCCGCCCAGAACATCGTCGAGAACGGTACGAAGGAAATTTCGATCACCGGGAGCTTCGGACGGACCGGATTCGAAATTCCGTTCTTCGGGCTCTCTCTTTCGAACGACATCGATATCAGCCTGAACTACACTTACTCCGACAATTCCCGCGTGACGTATACCGCGCTTCCGGCCGGGACCGGCTCCGGGCTCGACGGAGGCGTACCGGGTGACGGGTCGTCGCGCAGCGTTACCGAGCCGCGCATCCGCTACGTGCTCAGTTCGCGGGTGACCGCTTCGCTCTTTTACCGGTACACGAAAGTGACTCCCGATGCAGGGGGCTCGACCATCCCCGGCTCGACGACAAACGAGGGAGGATTGGACGTTCACATCTCGATCCAGTAA
- a CDS encoding LptF/LptG family permease, whose product MILFRHILKAHFAPFIGSFFVLMFLFVLQFMMKFMDQLAGKGLSGAVIIELMVLNLAWIVVLAVPMAVLVATLMAFGGLSANSEITAMKASGVSLYRMMFPVLIVAGILTYLMVQFDNKVLPEANHRLKTLTMDIRRKKPTFTLVPGLFSQDLPGYSMLVRKTFAESNNLEGVIIYDFTDPNKNVVITAKRGALSFSADYRKLIMDLYDGEIHELNLTDNMSYRNIKFQRQVLTTQAEGFDFERSGENTFTRGNREMSAGEMLYIVDSLKVQGDVSRSRINALTDGLRQKVFNGTIARQSDAYASWRAIEPFTNLSSQLMMLRNGLDAELANYSYIERTMKQYWVEIHKKYSIPVACFVFVLVGAPLGVMSRRGGFGVAASLSLGFFLLYWASLIGGEKLADRELIEPWLGMWIANIVIGALGVVLTYRIAKENVELRFDWMKRLIPRRLRSGM is encoded by the coding sequence ATGATCCTCTTCCGCCACATTCTGAAAGCACACTTCGCCCCGTTCATCGGTTCGTTCTTCGTCTTGATGTTTCTTTTCGTTCTTCAGTTCATGATGAAGTTCATGGATCAGCTTGCCGGAAAAGGATTGAGCGGAGCGGTGATCATTGAACTTATGGTGCTCAACCTGGCCTGGATCGTCGTCCTCGCCGTGCCGATGGCGGTCCTGGTTGCAACCCTCATGGCATTTGGCGGCCTTTCCGCGAACAGCGAGATCACTGCGATGAAAGCGAGCGGCGTCAGCTTGTATCGGATGATGTTTCCGGTGCTCATCGTGGCGGGGATCCTGACGTATTTGATGGTTCAATTCGACAACAAAGTTCTTCCCGAGGCCAACCACCGGCTGAAAACGCTGACGATGGATATCCGGCGGAAGAAGCCGACGTTCACGCTCGTCCCGGGTCTCTTCTCTCAGGACCTCCCCGGTTACAGCATGCTCGTCCGAAAGACCTTTGCCGAATCGAACAACCTCGAGGGGGTCATCATTTATGATTTCACAGACCCGAACAAGAATGTGGTGATCACCGCCAAACGGGGCGCCCTCTCTTTTTCGGCCGACTACCGCAAACTGATCATGGACTTGTATGACGGCGAAATTCACGAGCTCAACCTGACGGACAACATGTCCTACCGGAATATCAAATTTCAGCGGCAAGTTCTCACGACACAGGCCGAGGGCTTCGATTTCGAGCGTTCCGGCGAAAACACTTTTACCCGGGGCAACCGCGAGATGAGCGCCGGCGAAATGCTGTACATCGTCGACAGCCTCAAGGTGCAGGGGGATGTCTCGCGCAGCCGCATCAACGCCCTCACCGACGGCCTCCGTCAAAAAGTGTTCAACGGCACCATCGCGAGACAGTCGGACGCCTACGCTTCCTGGCGGGCGATTGAACCGTTCACCAACCTTTCGAGCCAGTTGATGATGCTGCGGAACGGGCTCGACGCCGAACTGGCCAATTATTCGTACATTGAACGGACGATGAAGCAGTATTGGGTCGAGATCCATAAGAAATATTCGATTCCGGTCGCCTGTTTCGTCTTTGTCCTCGTCGGCGCGCCACTCGGCGTGATGTCGCGCCGCGGCGGGTTCGGCGTGGCAGCGTCGCTGAGCCTCGGGTTCTTCCTTCTGTACTGGGCCTCGCTCATCGGCGGCGAAAAACTTGCCGACAGGGAACTCATCGAACCGTGGCTGGGGATGTGGATCGCCAATATCGTCATCGGAGCGCTCGGCGTCGTACTCACATACAGGATCGCAAAAGAAAATGTCGAGCTCCGCTTCGATTGGATGAAGCGGCTGATCCCGCGCCGGCTGCGCAGCGGAATGTAA
- the lptG gene encoding LPS export ABC transporter permease LptG, whose product MKLLDRYIIKQFLLTALFGIVAFTFIFIVIDLMEKLDDFLDRKADAMIIIQYYIAFTPEMIKLMTPVAILLSSLFTTGKLSNNNELTAMKSSGVSMYRFMAPMLILALLISVASVYFNGWIVPYANQRKFNIEHVYLQRNYEATARSNIYVQDGSRRIVSINFFDRATNLGGRTSIQDFSDTNLISLSQRLDARQIRWDTATGKWTLYGVTRRTFDQRKEQLSTADRLTIDTLHFAPADIVKKEENPDEMDYFELKKFIERQQRTGTDVARLQVDFYSKVSFPFASFIVVLFGVPFSFGKRRGGLAVQFGISVAVCFIYLIFMKTSQVFGYNGDLQPLLTAWLANLIFLGGGIVNIVRIQK is encoded by the coding sequence ATGAAACTCCTCGACCGATATATCATCAAGCAATTTCTCCTCACCGCGCTTTTCGGGATCGTCGCGTTCACGTTCATCTTCATCGTGATCGATCTGATGGAGAAGCTGGACGATTTCCTCGACCGGAAGGCGGACGCGATGATCATCATCCAGTACTATATCGCCTTCACGCCGGAAATGATCAAGCTGATGACGCCCGTCGCCATTCTGCTCTCAAGCCTCTTCACGACGGGAAAACTCTCGAACAACAACGAGCTGACCGCAATGAAATCGAGCGGCGTGAGCATGTACCGGTTCATGGCGCCGATGCTGATCCTGGCGCTCCTCATCAGCGTCGCCTCCGTCTATTTCAACGGATGGATCGTTCCGTATGCCAACCAGCGCAAGTTCAACATCGAGCATGTCTATCTCCAGCGTAATTATGAAGCAACAGCGCGGTCCAATATCTATGTGCAGGACGGTTCGCGACGGATCGTCTCGATCAATTTTTTCGACCGTGCCACTAATTTAGGCGGCCGGACCTCAATCCAGGATTTCAGCGACACGAACCTCATCAGCCTTTCCCAGCGCCTCGACGCGAGACAAATCCGATGGGATACTGCAACGGGCAAGTGGACCCTCTATGGAGTCACCAGGCGCACGTTCGATCAAAGAAAAGAACAGCTGAGCACGGCCGACAGGCTGACCATCGACACGCTTCACTTTGCTCCCGCCGACATCGTAAAAAAAGAGGAGAATCCGGACGAGATGGATTATTTTGAGCTCAAAAAATTCATTGAACGGCAGCAGCGGACCGGGACCGACGTCGCACGGTTGCAGGTCGATTTCTATAGCAAAGTGTCATTCCCGTTTGCGAGCTTTATTGTGGTGTTGTTTGGCGTTCCGTTCTCCTTTGGGAAGCGCCGGGGCGGGTTAGCGGTGCAGTTTGGAATTTCTGTCGCTGTCTGTTTCATCTATCTGATCTTCATGAAGACAAGCCAGGTATTCGGGTATAACGGCGACCTTCAACCCTTGTTGACCGCCTGGCTTGCTAATCTGATCTTCCTTGGAGGGGGCATTGTGAACATCGTCCGGATCCAGAAATAA